The sequence below is a genomic window from Sorangiineae bacterium MSr12523.
GCCCCGCAGTCCACCACCATGAAGGGCTTGTTCGACCGCGGGCTCTCTTTGCAAATCGCGCGCGCCAGCACGTCTTTGCCCGTGCCCGTCTCGCCCTCGAGCAGCACCGTGGCATCCGTCTTGGCGATGCGCTCCAGGATGGCGAAGATCGTCCTCATCGCCACGCTATGGCCAATGGCCCCGCCGAACGATTGCGACTCGCTCGGCAGCACGTCCATGCGCTGCGGTGCGGGCCGCAGACCGATTTCCACCTCGCCGACGCGCAGGATCGTACCCGGCGGAAAGATGCCTTCCTGCACGCGCGCCCCGGAGACCACGATGCCGTTCGTCGACTCGAGATCGCGCACGAGCACACCGGCCACCGTGCGTGAAAGCTCGCAGTGGTGGCGCGACACCGTGTCGTCGGTGAGAACGAGATCGTTGTCCGGTGCCTTGCCCACGCGCACCTTGCCCTTGAGCGGCAATGTCGCGCCCTTGCTGGCGCCGGAGAGGACGGTGACGACGACTTCGACGGCAAAAGGCGAAGGTCCGCCGAACGCGCGCGTGTCGGGCGATTTCATCGCGCTACCTCGTTGATGGCTGCCACCACGTCGATGGATGTGGAGCGCCCCTCCTCGAGGTGCACCTGGCGTGAGACGGTGTTGTTTCCAGCGTCGGTCGAGACGGCGATTTCCACGACGTAGTCGCCGTCGGCGAGGCGCGGCGCATGGTCGACGATCCGAGGGGCGATCACCCCTTGGCCGTAGCGGAATGTGGCCTCGCGCGCAAAATATCCGCCGGGTTCTTCGTCCGGCAGCGGACCGTAGTAGCGGACCTGAAGCTGGCTCACTCGGCCGGCCCCGCTTCCAAGGACGATGTGCACGGTTTGATCGTGCGGCAATTTGGGAGCGAGGACGATGCCCACCACGACCAGGATGAGCCCGAAAAGAATGATCAGTCCGGAGCGACGGCCGAGGCGAAGGCCCGCCACGGGCCCCGCATGGGGCGCCCCATTGGAATGTGAGTCGGGTTCCGGAAGGTCCGGAGGATGAGGAGAGCTACTTTCCACGTACGGCGCGAACCCGGGCAACGAGACCGGCTACGACTTTGTCCGAGAGATCGAATCGCGGCATCTGATTTTTGCCATTGCGAATCACGTTGGCGATGTCCGCGTCGCTCACCTTGGCTTGCCATTCGGCGCGGGTGAGATCCGGCGCCTTCAACATCGGGCCGTTGGGGCCGTCCCCGCGCCCGCCAATGCCGTGGCACGATGCGCACTGATTGTGCCACGTGAGGGCAACCACGGAGTCCTCTCCAGCCGGCGCAGCGGCTCCGGCTTGTGCCGCGGCGCTGCCGCCCGCTTTGGCGGGGGGAGCGGCTTGGGCGCCGGACTGCAGCCGGCCCCGTTCCTCGACGCGGTCGTGGTCGGCGGGGGTCCACTCGCGGGCATCCGAGGCGGAGGGGGCGCGATCGCAACCGGTGGTCAACGCAACCGTGGCGGCGCCCAGCGATACCGCGACCAGGCTGATAGATAAGCTGCGGAAATTATTGCCGAAATAAGCTCTCAACGATGCTCTCACGTCGGGTCTTTCGCCTCGCCGTCGCGGACGTTAGCACGTGTGCCCCTCGACACGCTGAGGGAGCGACGCTACACCTGAACTAGGCGTGGACCGATTCCCGAGTAGGGGTACATAGCCGGCCGCGACCAGGAGGAACATGTACTCGAATGCAGGGGCCCCCGGTAAGGCGGCTGGAAAAAAGATCACCGTCCCCGATCTGCGCGGACGCAAGGTTGCCCAGGGCGGCGACGCCATCGCGATGGTGACGGCGTACGACTACACCATGGCGCGTCTCGTCGATGAGGCGGGGGTGGATGCCATCCTGGTGGGCGACTCGCTGGGCATGGTGGTGCAGGGTCTTTCGAACACCATCCCGGTCACCTTGGAAGAGATCGCGTACCACGGCCGTGCCGTTCAGCGCGCAGGGGTGCGGGCGCACGTCGTCGGGGATCTGCCGTTCATGAGCTACCAAGTTTCCGTGGCGCAGGCCGTGGAGAGCGCCGGGCGCCTCATGAAGGAGGGGCTTTTCGAGAGCGTGAAGCTCGAAGGCGGGCTCGAATTCGCCGAGCAGGTCTACCGGCTCGTGCGCTCGGGCATTCCCGTGATGGGCCACATCGGGCTGCTCCCGCAAACGGTGCACGCGCTGGGTGGCTTCAAGGTGCAGGGCAGGGGAGACGAAGCGGAGCAGAAGCTCATTGCCGATGCCCGCGCCATCGAGCAGGCTGGCGCGTTCGCCATCGTGCTCGAGGCCATCCCGCCGGACGTCGCCGCCCGCGTGACCGCGGAAATCGGGATCCCGACGATTGGCATCGGCGCGGGCGCGGCCTGTGACGGGCAGGTTCTCGTCTGTACCGACTTGCTCGGGCTCACCTCGGGCAAGGCTCCCAAGTTCGCCAAGCGCTTCGCCGACCTGGGCGAGCAAGCCGTGCGTGCGGTCGCCGAATACGTCTCCGAGGTTCGCGACGGCACATTCCCCTCGGCCCAACACAGCTACAAGCCAAACCGCCCCGCCGGCGATCACTCGGTCATCGCATCCAGCGACAGCCAAGAGCGCCTCCACGCCATCGACGAGCCCCTAGCCATCGATTTCTGGAACTGATCTCTCCCGGAGGATTGAACAGGGAGGGGGGGAGGCGGGGAGGGATACGGCACAAATCCCACCGCGCACCGAAGTTTTTTTGTTTTCACTGTGCTCAGTGGGCCAACTGAAAACCCCAAACATAAGCCTCGGTGCGCGGTGGGATTCGCGTGTTTCCCTCCCCGCCTCCCCCCCTCCCTGTAAAATCTTTGGCCGTTTCCTATTCGTGAATGCCGCCAGGGACTTTGTCGCGGCCCTCTTGCACGCGACGGTTCCAGGTGTCGCCGGTTTCGTTCGAGGTTTCGACCATCGTGATGCAACCGGGGACGGGGCATACGAGGGCGCATAGGTTGCAACCCACGCACTCGGGCTCGTCGACCCAGGGGACGCGGTCGCCGGCCTGGGTGCCCAGGATTTGCGGGCGCGGGGCCTTGGCGGTGCCGGGGTAGTGCGCGTGCGGGGGGCGCTGTTGGTCGTTGGGGCCCGTGAAGATGCATTGGTGGGCGCCGTCCTGGCAGGCGGCCACGCAGAGTTGGCAGCCGATGCACTTGTTGGCGTCGATCTTGGCCACGATTTGGTAGCCCAGATCGAGATCGCCCCATTCGCGGAAGCCGGGGATGGCCCGTCCCACGAGCTGGCGCACGCTCGTCATGCCGTGCTCGTCGAGGTAATTGCTCAATCCGTCGATCATGTCCTCGACGATGCGGAATCCGTAGTGCATCACCGCCGTGCAAACCTGCACGCTGGTGGACCCGAGGGCGATGAACTCGGCGGCGTCGCGCCAATTCGAAATACCGCCTATGCCGCTAATCGGAATGGTCACTTCCGGATCGCGCGCGAGGGAGGCCACCATGTGCATCGCGATGGGCTTCACCGCAGGTCCGCAGTAGCCGCCATTGGTCGAGGCATTGCCCACCCGCGGCTCCGGCACCATGCGGTCCAAATCGACACCGATGATGCTCTTGATCGTGTTGATCAGCGAAAGCCCGTCCGCGCCGCCCTTCACCGCGGCAATGCCCGGATCCAAAATGTCACCGATGTTCGGCGTGAGCTTCACCAGCACCGGCGTTTTGGCAAACTCCTTCGTCCACGCCGTGATCTCTTGAAGGAGCTTTGGCTCCTGGCCCACCGACGAACCCATGCCGCGCTCGCACATGCCGTGCGGGCAACCGAAGTTGAGCTCGAGGCCGTCGACACCTGCGTCCTCGCAGCGGCGGATGAGGACCTTCCAGTCCTCCTTCGTCTCCGTCATCAACGAGGCGATGACCGCGTGCTTCGGGTAGCGCTTTTTCACCTCGCGGATCTCGCGGAGGTTCACCTCCAGGCCGCGATCGGTGATGAGCTCGATGTTGTTGAAGCCCATCACCTTCTGCCCGGCGTAGTCCACCGCGCCGAAGCGGCTCGACACGTTCACGATGGGATCGCCCAGCGTCTTCCACACTGCGCCGCCCCATCCCGCGTCGAAGGCGCGCATGACTTGCTCGCCGCTGTTCGCCGGCGGTGCCGACGCCAGCCAGAACGGGTTGGGACTCCGGATGCCCGCAAAATCGATGCTCAAATCCGCCATGACTTCCCCATGTCCCTCGCGCCTATTTCCAGGACTGCTCCAAATACCGCGCGGTGTTTCGACCATCCGCCACGGCGTTCACCACTTCTTTGCCACCGTTGATGCAATCGCCACCGCTGAACACCTTGGCGTTGCCCGTTGCTCCGTTCGTGGGGTCCGCCACGATGCATCCTCGGGCATCGAGCTCCACACCGGGGAACTCCGCCGCAATGGCGTGCATCTTCGACTGCCCGATCGCCAGGGCGACCATGTCGCAGGGGAGCACCTGTTCGGTGCCGTCCACCGCAACCTTGAGCCCCGTCAATTTTCCCTGCGCATCGCGCTCGAACGCCACCGGGGTCGCCCGCGTCACCAGGCGCACTCCCTCTTTGCGGGCGCCCTCCATCTCGTGGTGATACCCACTCATCGACGCGGCGTCGCGCCGGTACACCATGGTGACCTCGGTTGCACCGAGCAGTGCGCACTCACGCGCCACGTCGATGGCCGTGTTGCCGCCCCCGACGACCAGCACGCGCCCGAGTTTCCGTCCCGCCGTCGGCGTGAGCTTCATCGCCTCGATCCACGCCGTCGCGCCGTAGATGCCGTCGCCCTCTTCTCCGGGGATGCGCAGCTTCGTGTCCTCGCCGAGGCCGACGCCCAGGTACACGGCATCGTAATCGCGAAGTAAGTCCTTACCGAATATGTCTTTGCCGAGCTCCATGCCCGTCTTCACCTCCACACCGAGGGACTGCACCCATTCCACCTCGTGCAGCGAATCCTCCGCGTGAAGCTTGTACGGCGCGATGCCCGTCGTATTGAGCCCGCCCGCATAAGGACGCTTTTCGAAGATGACGGCCGCGTGTCCCTGGAGTGCCAAATAGCCGGCACATGCAAGCGACGCCGGGCCCGCACCGATGAGCGCCACCTTCTTCCCACTGGGCGGTGCCGACGTGAACAGCGGCGGCTTACCCGGTTGGGTGGCCTTCTCCGTCGCGTAGCGCTGAAGTCGCCCTATCTGGATGGGCTCGCGATGCCATGCGTTGTACACGCACGCCCCGACGCAAAGCACTTCCACAGGACAGACGCGCGCGCACGAATAGCCAAGCAGGTTTTGCTCGAAGATCGTTTTGGCACTGCCCCGCACGTTGTCGGTCGCGATCTTCTTGATGAAGGTCGGAATGTCGATCTCCGTGGGACAGGCTTTGATGCACGGCGCATCTTGGCAATACAAACAGCGGTCGGCCTCGGCCTTCGCTTCGGCCGCCGAATAGAGCGGCTTCTTGTCCTTGAGTTCCAGCTCGTCGCGTTGTTGCGGAAGTACGGATTTCACGGTGAAGAAGGCACTTTTGCATTCAGGCAAGAACGGGTCAAGCTTCGCAGACGAGCTCGGTGCCGACGTTGTATGATGGGCACCATGGGACGAACACTCATTCAAGGCGGTATTGTCGTCACGGCGGTCGATACCTACGAAGCGGATCTTGCTGTTGTCGACGGAAAGATAGCAGCTATTTTCGGCCCTGGCGCAGCGCCGGCCATCCAGTTCGATCGCACCCTGGACGCGAAAGGCAAATACGTCTTTCCGGGCGGCATCGATGCGCACACGCACTTGGACATGCCCTTTGGCGGCACGACCTCGAGCGACGACTTCGAGACCGGCACGCTCGCCGCGGCCCATGGAGGTACGACGAGCATCGTCGACTTTGCCATCCAGACGAAGGGTGACGCGCTCCGCAAGGGCCTCGATGCGTGGCACGCCAAGGCCGAGGGCAAGACCGCCATCGACTACGCGTTCCACATGATCATGACCGATGTGAATGAGTCCACCGCGGCCGAGATGGGCACCCTGGTCAATGAAGGTATCACCTCGTTCAAGCTCTTCATGGCCTACCCGGGTGTGCTCTACGCCGATGACGGGATGATCTTCCGCGCCATGCAGCGCGCGGGTGAGATCGGCGCGCTCATCTGCATGCATGCGGAAAACGGAATACCGATCGATATCCTCATTTCCCAGGCCCTCGCCAAAGGGCATACCGCGCCCAAGTACCACACGATCACCCGCCCGCAGATCGCCGAAGCGGAGGGCACGCACCGGGCGATCTGCCTGGCCGAGATGGCCGGCTCGCCTGTATACATCGTGCACCTATCGGCCGAAAGGGCTCTTAAGCAAGTGGTCGAGGCGCGCGATCGAGGTCTGCCGGCGTACGCGGAAACCTGCCCGCAATACCTTTTCTGCTCCGATGACGATCTCGCACGGACGGAGGGTGAATATGGAGCGTTCGAGGGGGCCAAGTTCGTTTGCACACCGCCGCTGCGCCCCAAGGCCATGCAGGAAGACCTCTGGAGGGGCCTGCGCACCAACGATTTGCAAGTGGTTTCAACCGACCACTGTCCATTTTGCATGAAGGGCCAGAAGGAGCTCGGCCGCGACTCGTTCGCCAAAGTACCGAACGGCATGCCCGGTATCGAGACACGCCTTTACCTCTTGTGGGATGGCGGCGTACGCACCGGCCGCATTTCGATGAACCGCTTCGTCGAGATCACCAGCACCGCCCCGGCGAAAATTTTTGGCCTTTACCCGAGGAAAGGTACCATCGCGGTTGGGGCAGACGCCGACCTCGTGGTGTGGGATCCCGAAAAGAAGCATGTACTCAGCCAGAAGACCCTGCACATGCGCGTCGACTACTCGCCCTTCGAAGGTCAGGAAGTCACAGGCGGTCCTGCATATGTTCTTTCCCGCGGCAACGTGATAGTTGAGGACGGAAAGTACGTCGGAAAGAGGGGGGACGGACGATTCATTAAGCGATCAACCTTCGGATTGTGATACCCGCCCGGCGGCTTCCTTGATTTTGGTGAGGCCCCGCAAACAGGTAGGCGGGGTCTCGCCGGAGAAGTCCACCGGTCAACTGCAGCCCCAAAGCAGGGCCTAAGGCGACCAGCGCAGTTTTCCAGTTCAACAACCGGATCCAATCTTCCAGAAGGGCACACCCATGGCACGCTCGATTCTTTGGAAAGCCTCGTCGTTGTCGATTCTCGTTTGCGGTCTCGCAGCCCCCGCCCTCATGAACTGTGGCGGCAAAGCTCCGGGCGGAGCCCCGGGCGGGTTGACCAGCGGCATCCCGGGCGCGGGAGGCGGCTGCCCGGATTTGGGCAGCGCGGAAGCGGTGGGTAAGGTCGACTTCGTCGATCAGTTCAAGGTGAGCGCCGAGAATGCAGCCAAGCTCAAGGCGGGTCTGCAGGCGTCGGCCGAGATCCAGGCCTTCAGCGCGAAGCTCGATGCGGATCTCAAGGCCGCGTGCGGCGGTCTCGCGAAGGATCTCGGCGTGACCGGCGACTTCAAGTCCGGTGAGGATTCGTGCAAAGCCGCCGCCGAAGCGATGAAGGGCGCGCGGGCGAAGTTCGGCGCGAAGGCCAAGCTGCAGATCGATACGACGCCGCCGCGCTGCGAAGCCTCGATGAACATGGTGGCCGACTGCGCCGCCAAGTGCGATGCGAGCGTGACACCCGGCAGCGCCAAGGTGGAGTGCGAGCCCGGCAAGCTCTCGGGCCAGTGCTCGGCCGAGTGCTCCGGCTCGTGCGAGATGAAGGGCGCCGCCAAGTGCGACGGCACCTGCTCGGGCAGCTGCGAGGCGAGCTTCAAGGGCGCCTGCGGCGGCACCTGCGACGGCAAGTGCGACGGCAAGACCTCGAAGGGCGCCACCTGCAACGGCACCTGCGAGGGCACCTGCTCGGCGAACGCCAAGGGCAGCTGCGGCGGCAAGTGCAACGGCTCGTGCGAGCTCAAGGCGAAGGCCAAGTGCGAAGGCACCTGCACCGGCAGCTGCACGGCCGAGTTCAAGGAGCCGAAGTGCACGGGCGAGGTGACGCCGCCCAAGATGAGCGCCGAGTGCAAGGCGCACTGCGACGCCGAGATCAGCGGCAAGCTGGAGTGCAAGCCGGCCCAGGTCATCGTGCGCGTCGAGGGTTCGGCGGATGCATCGGCCGCGGCGCAGTACAAGGCCGCGCTCGAGAAGGCCCTCCCGGCCATTCTCGTTATCGCCGAGGGCCAGGCCAAGCAAGCCAGCAAGACGGCCGCCAACGTCAGCGTCGTCATCGAAGGCCTGCAGGGCAGCATCCAGGGCATGGCCAGCGGCGGCGTTGCAGCCGGCGCCAAGCTCGCCGGTTGCGTGGCGGCTCCCTTCAAGGGCGCCCTCGACGCCGCCGCCAGCGTGAAGGCCGACGTCAAGGTCTCCGTCGACGTCAAGGCCAGCGCCTCCGCCAGCGGCAGCGCCTCCGGCAAAACCGGCTGATTCGCCGTAACGTAAATTGAAACGAGCCGAGGGCATGACGCTCTCGGCTCGTTTTGCTTTGTGAAGACCCGCAGAAGAAGGAAACCGCCAAGACGCCAAGGCCGCCAGGATCGCCAGATGAATCGGCAATAAACCCCAAATGAGGGTTTATTGTTGGTTCAGCTGGCGATCCTGGCGGCTCTTTTGGCGTCTTGGCGGTCACCTTCTTCTGCGGTTCGAATGACGAACGCCAGGGGCCAGATTCGTTTCAATCTGGCGATCCTGGCGGTTTCCTTCTTCTGCGGTTTCTAAATCTTGGTCATGTCGCCGTACGTTTCGGGGCGGCGGTCGCGGTAGAATTGCCAGGTCTTGCGGACTTCCTCGATTTGGTCGAGATCCGTCACCGCGGTGATGAGCTCGTCCTTGTCCTCGGAGGCCGTCGCGAGGAAGTTCCCGCGCGGGTCGACGATGTAGCTGGTGCCGTAGAAGCGGCCGATGTTCCAAGGGCCTTCGGTGCCGACGCGGTTCGAGGCCGCGACGAAGTAGCCGTTGGCGACGGCGTGCGCAGGCTGCTCGAGCTTCCACAGGTACTGCGAAAGGCCGGCGACCGTGGCCGACGGATTGAACACGATTTCCGCGCCGTTGAGGCCCAGCAGGCGCGCGCCCTCCGGGAAGTGGCGGTCGTAGCAGATGTACACGCCGACCTTGCCGAAGCGCGTGTTGAACACCGGGTAGCCCAGATTGCCCGGCTTGAAGAAGTACTTCTCCCAGAAGCCGTTGGTGTGCGGAATGTGGTTCTTCCGGTACTTGCCCAGGTACGTACCGTCCGCGTCGATGACCGCGGCGGTGTTGTAATAGACGCCGGGCAGATCGCGCTCGTAGATGGGCACCACGATCGCCATGCCGTACTTCTTCGCGTAGCCGGCGAGCAGCTCCGTCGTCGGTCCCGGACACCCCTCAGCCGCGTCGTACCACTTCGGATCCTGGCTCGGGCAGAAGTACGGGCCGTTGAAGATCTCCTGCAGCCCGAGGATCTGCACGCCGCTCTTGCCCGCCTCGTCGATGAGGGGGAGGTGACGCTCCAGCGCGTCCTTCTTGATGCGCGCGATGTCCCACGCCGGATCGAACGGCGTCGCCATTTGAATCAAACCGACTTTGACGTTTCTCGGCATGTCTTCTCCTACTGTTACCCGTCCACGTACACGTTCCCGTTCCCGATCTTTCTCGCGATTTTCGAGAGCGTGTACGGGAACGGGAACGGGAACGTGTACGGGAAAAATTCTTTGAACTGAACGGTACTGCTTCGAGAATGACTACTTCTTCTTGCTTCGGAAGGCTGCGAGCAGCGAGAGCCACATCCATCGCAGCCGATTGCCGAATCGATCGAGGGAGCGCAAAAGTGCACCACGCCCGCCGCTGGCCCGCGCCATGCGCGCCAAGTTCTGCGGCCTGGCCATCGGGTGCACGCCGAAGACGGTGTAAAGATCGATGAGCTCCTGCACCAAGTCGCTGATGCCGCGCGTGTCCAGATCGTGCGCCTGGCAGTAGCTATCGGGCTTGTTGCGGATCATGCACTTGGCGATGATGCGCATCACGTTGTTCTCGATGAGCTCTCCGTTGCCATCGAGGTAATGCTTGTACGAAAAGAACCGGTCCGCCGGCGCCACGTCCGTGCCTTCGCCGGATTTGGGCGCGCGCATCGAATTGATGACCGAGTATTCGTGCGCCAGGTACGCCTCGATGGTGTTGTTCTCGTCGGGGCGCTCGTATTCGATGAACTTGTGAAAATTGTCGTAAAGCGTTTTCGGATTCGCGTAAGCGCCAGATATCAAATAATAGAACAACGCACCGAGCGAATAGATGTCCGCCGGCCGGCCAACGCTCTTTTGAATCTTGGCTCGTACGTTCGACTCGCTGGGCTCCCGCCAGGGGCGCGCCAGGAGGATCTTCTTCTTCGCGCGGTCGGCATACAAAATGGGATATTGCTCGGCGCGGTTGAAGAGCGAAAATGTGTCGTTTTTCGCAATTTGAATATAGAAGTCTTCGAAGTATTCCACTTCGGGAGAGCCAGTGGTGACATTCACCAACAGCTCGATCACGTTGGTTTCCTGCTCGGGGCTCTGGAAGAAGAGGGTGCCGGGCACGCTCTTCATGCGGGTCATCCCGATGTTCAGCTCTTCGTCCTGCACCTTGGCCACGTTGAAGTCGGCCAGGCGTACCTCGAGTGTCGACCCGCGCAAATTCGGATCGGGCAGACCGATGAGGATGTTCGCCGGCTTGATGTCCCGGTGGCTGATGTTCTTCACCAGGTGCGCGAATTCCACGGCGCTGGCGATGGGAATCATGTAATCGAGCACGCGGAAGACGCGCTCGTTCATGCTGCAGGCGAGAAGATCGTCCTGCTCGCCCTTGGAGCGTGAGCCTTTGAGGCGCTCCTCGAGCGACATTTGCAACTTCTCGAGGATGACGAATTCGCTCTCCACCTTGTCGCGGATGCTCGCCGGGAGAAACTCGGGATCTTCGCCCTCGCCGGACGCGAAAAGCTCGACGATGGACGGGTGGCCCTGCACGCGCTCGAGCAGTTCTTTCTCGAGCTGGAAGCGCATCAAATCCTCGTCACTGACGCCCTTTTGCAGAACCTTGATGACGACCTGGCGACGAAAATCCGTTTTCGAATCGAGCCAGCGTTCCTCGCCCAAGTACACTTTGCCGAAGCGGCCCGACCCAATTTCGATGGGGTTGCCATTGGCATCGAGCACGAAGGCATACGCGCGCCCGCGAACGACGTGAGCATGGGCGGCGCGGAATTGTTGCGGAGCATGCGCATGCACGCCGATGCCCGCGGCCGGCGCGGGGATCGGTGCTGGGGGTGCGGCGTAGGCGACGCCTCCGGGCCCTTGCTGTTGCATGAACGGCGAGGGGCCTTGCTCGGGCGCACCCCACTCGGGCTTCACGCCGCTTTCACGGGGATTGCCCCACCCAGGCGTGACAGGCGTGACAGGCGTGACAGGCGCGGCAGGCGCATACGCTGCAGAGGCCTGCGGCGCGGCGGGCGGGGAGGGGGCGTTCGGTGATGCGGGCGGCATGGGCGTGGTGATGTAAG
It includes:
- the hydA gene encoding dihydropyrimidinase, which gives rise to MGRTLIQGGIVVTAVDTYEADLAVVDGKIAAIFGPGAAPAIQFDRTLDAKGKYVFPGGIDAHTHLDMPFGGTTSSDDFETGTLAAAHGGTTSIVDFAIQTKGDALRKGLDAWHAKAEGKTAIDYAFHMIMTDVNESTAAEMGTLVNEGITSFKLFMAYPGVLYADDGMIFRAMQRAGEIGALICMHAENGIPIDILISQALAKGHTAPKYHTITRPQIAEAEGTHRAICLAEMAGSPVYIVHLSAERALKQVVEARDRGLPAYAETCPQYLFCSDDDLARTEGEYGAFEGAKFVCTPPLRPKAMQEDLWRGLRTNDLQVVSTDHCPFCMKGQKELGRDSFAKVPNGMPGIETRLYLLWDGGVRTGRISMNRFVEITSTAPAKIFGLYPRKGTIAVGADADLVVWDPEKKHVLSQKTLHMRVDYSPFEGQEVTGGPAYVLSRGNVIVEDGKYVGKRGDGRFIKRSTFGL
- a CDS encoding NAD(P)-dependent oxidoreductase: MKSVLPQQRDELELKDKKPLYSAAEAKAEADRCLYCQDAPCIKACPTEIDIPTFIKKIATDNVRGSAKTIFEQNLLGYSCARVCPVEVLCVGACVYNAWHREPIQIGRLQRYATEKATQPGKPPLFTSAPPSGKKVALIGAGPASLACAGYLALQGHAAVIFEKRPYAGGLNTTGIAPYKLHAEDSLHEVEWVQSLGVEVKTGMELGKDIFGKDLLRDYDAVYLGVGLGEDTKLRIPGEEGDGIYGATAWIEAMKLTPTAGRKLGRVLVVGGGNTAIDVARECALLGATEVTMVYRRDAASMSGYHHEMEGARKEGVRLVTRATPVAFERDAQGKLTGLKVAVDGTEQVLPCDMVALAIGQSKMHAIAAEFPGVELDARGCIVADPTNGATGNAKVFSGGDCINGGKEVVNAVADGRNTARYLEQSWK
- the panB gene encoding 3-methyl-2-oxobutanoate hydroxymethyltransferase codes for the protein MYSNAGAPGKAAGKKITVPDLRGRKVAQGGDAIAMVTAYDYTMARLVDEAGVDAILVGDSLGMVVQGLSNTIPVTLEEIAYHGRAVQRAGVRAHVVGDLPFMSYQVSVAQAVESAGRLMKEGLFESVKLEGGLEFAEQVYRLVRSGIPVMGHIGLLPQTVHALGGFKVQGRGDEAEQKLIADARAIEQAGAFAIVLEAIPPDVAARVTAEIGIPTIGIGAGAACDGQVLVCTDLLGLTSGKAPKFAKRFADLGEQAVRAVAEYVSEVRDGTFPSAQHSYKPNRPAGDHSVIASSDSQERLHAIDEPLAIDFWN
- a CDS encoding acyltransferase, with translation MPRNVKVGLIQMATPFDPAWDIARIKKDALERHLPLIDEAGKSGVQILGLQEIFNGPYFCPSQDPKWYDAAEGCPGPTTELLAGYAKKYGMAIVVPIYERDLPGVYYNTAAVIDADGTYLGKYRKNHIPHTNGFWEKYFFKPGNLGYPVFNTRFGKVGVYICYDRHFPEGARLLGLNGAEIVFNPSATVAGLSQYLWKLEQPAHAVANGYFVAASNRVGTEGPWNIGRFYGTSYIVDPRGNFLATASEDKDELITAVTDLDQIEEVRKTWQFYRDRRPETYGDMTKI
- a CDS encoding protein kinase; amino-acid sequence: MSQRNAPPVPPQKPANPAPSESKQGVGAEPEAAAPVPPRRAGFQRPNTPTTPFSPQNPLHQALMTGAIAQNAPVAPGPRPAAGMPAEAPRPVQQTVTPSSSGAYITTPMPPASPNAPSPPAAPQASAAYAPAAPVTPVTPVTPGWGNPRESGVKPEWGAPEQGPSPFMQQQGPGGVAYAAPPAPIPAPAAGIGVHAHAPQQFRAAHAHVVRGRAYAFVLDANGNPIEIGSGRFGKVYLGEERWLDSKTDFRRQVVIKVLQKGVSDEDLMRFQLEKELLERVQGHPSIVELFASGEGEDPEFLPASIRDKVESEFVILEKLQMSLEERLKGSRSKGEQDDLLACSMNERVFRVLDYMIPIASAVEFAHLVKNISHRDIKPANILIGLPDPNLRGSTLEVRLADFNVAKVQDEELNIGMTRMKSVPGTLFFQSPEQETNVIELLVNVTTGSPEVEYFEDFYIQIAKNDTFSLFNRAEQYPILYADRAKKKILLARPWREPSESNVRAKIQKSVGRPADIYSLGALFYYLISGAYANPKTLYDNFHKFIEYERPDENNTIEAYLAHEYSVINSMRAPKSGEGTDVAPADRFFSYKHYLDGNGELIENNVMRIIAKCMIRNKPDSYCQAHDLDTRGISDLVQELIDLYTVFGVHPMARPQNLARMARASGGRGALLRSLDRFGNRLRWMWLSLLAAFRSKKK
- the preA gene encoding NAD-dependent dihydropyrimidine dehydrogenase subunit PreA, coding for MADLSIDFAGIRSPNPFWLASAPPANSGEQVMRAFDAGWGGAVWKTLGDPIVNVSSRFGAVDYAGQKVMGFNNIELITDRGLEVNLREIREVKKRYPKHAVIASLMTETKEDWKVLIRRCEDAGVDGLELNFGCPHGMCERGMGSSVGQEPKLLQEITAWTKEFAKTPVLVKLTPNIGDILDPGIAAVKGGADGLSLINTIKSIIGVDLDRMVPEPRVGNASTNGGYCGPAVKPIAMHMVASLARDPEVTIPISGIGGISNWRDAAEFIALGSTSVQVCTAVMHYGFRIVEDMIDGLSNYLDEHGMTSVRQLVGRAIPGFREWGDLDLGYQIVAKIDANKCIGCQLCVAACQDGAHQCIFTGPNDQQRPPHAHYPGTAKAPRPQILGTQAGDRVPWVDEPECVGCNLCALVCPVPGCITMVETSNETGDTWNRRVQEGRDKVPGGIHE
- a CDS encoding cytochrome c, with translation MRAYFGNNFRSLSISLVAVSLGAATVALTTGCDRAPSASDAREWTPADHDRVEERGRLQSGAQAAPPAKAGGSAAAQAGAAAPAGEDSVVALTWHNQCASCHGIGGRGDGPNGPMLKAPDLTRAEWQAKVSDADIANVIRNGKNQMPRFDLSDKVVAGLVARVRAVRGK